GTCAGTGTTACTTGGGAAAAAGTATGGCAAACTTCCCTAAGCTATCTCTCTCCTCTCAACAAATCCTTGCTCTCAAATCACGGCTCTTTACTCGACGTAGAGGGGTCTGTGGCTCGTGTTGGTATCAAATCTGCCAGCCTCGCTAAAATCGCCACTAATAGCCGCGCTGATATCGAGAGTGCTTTGAGCAAGGCACTAGGAAAGCCGATTGAGGTGAACATCGAAGTGAGTCATTAAGGATGATGTATTGCCAGAAGATGCAATCGCGCAGGGTAAGGTATTTAAAGAGTTTGCATTCTTTCTATGTCTTCCTCACCCAATGGCAAGTCTTGCCAAACCGAGAGTTCTTACCCAACAGCTGACGAGTTGAGTTCAAGAATGCAGCTAATCGATCATGTTGCTAGATGGTTAGAAGAGGCGGGATTAAGTCAAGCTGCAATTGGACAGTGGAAATTTAATGCCCTTGCTGCCGCTTATCCCGACGACTTGATGATTCAATCAGTCTGCCAACAAGCCTCATCTCTACTCGGCGCAACACAGTCCTTGCCAGAAGTTGGTATGACGGCAACAGATGTTTCCCTACAACTGAGTGAAAGCTTGGGGCGAAAGATTAAGCCAGCCGATATCAACAAGGCTTTGGTTGATTTGGGGTATCAAATACGGCATGAAGATAAAAGAATTTGGGAGTTAACTGAAGAAGGAAAAGAACAGGGTCTGAGCCTACTGAGTACCTCAAAAACTAATAAGTGGAGTGGGCCTCAAGTTAAATGGTATTCCTCAATTATTCCGATCTTAGAGGCTTATTTTTCTAATATCGGCGAACAGAGTGATGGTTCGCAATCGCTTAATAGCCAAAAGCTAGAGTCAAAGACCCGTGTCAGTTCTGCGCCAAAAGAAGCGTCCGATTCAACGGTGGTTACAGAGGTACTCAAGGACGATTCAGCCGCAACAACAGCTTATAAAGCTTCATCAAAACCTAAAACTGAGAAAGAAAGTTGGTTTATAAGCGATCGCTTGAAATTTCTCAAGCTCAAAACAACAGCCGATATGCGTATGCACATCGAGATGGAAGCGGCAGAGGCATACAAGGAAAAGCATGGAAAACTGCCCTCAAAGCAGCTTGACAAACAAAAACAATGCGAGCTGTATCACGAGGTCGATCTAGAAATGCTCGATACGATAATTCACAAAGTAATGGCTCGATACAAAAATAAAGCATAACTTACAGCCATTAGGGAAGAGCACTGCCATTGGTTGCCAAGCAACAGCTATGTCATAAACCAATGCTCTCTTCTTGTTATACACGCCAAAAGGAAAACGAGCTTTATCAGCTAATTACAAACGCCACTGATTTAGAGCCAATCCTTGAACCTTTTAAAATTAGCGATCGCCTCGCTATCGATACAGAAACCACTGGCTTAGACCCTTTCACCAACCGCATCCGACTCTTACAACTCGCTATTCCCAACCACCCAGTCTTGCTGCTGGACTTGGTAGCCATTCAAGACAAAGCTACTGCACTACTAAACCCAGTCCTCAACTCAAACGCTCTCAAAATCTTCCAAAATGCCAAGTTTGACTTGAAGTTTCTCACCCAAGCCGGAGTGCGAGTTAGTGGTCCCTTCTTTGATACAATGCTTGCTTCGCAGGTGCTTCAAGCTGGGTTAAGAGGGATAGACCACAGTTTGGAGGCTCTATCGATAAAGTACCTGCAACAGACTTTAGACAAAACCGAGCAAACTGGCAATTGGTCGAGTGGTGAGCTAACAGATTCACAACTAGAGTACGCCGCACGGGACGCGGCTATCCTCCTACCACTTTCTAGCATTCTCTCACAACAGTTAGAGGCAGCCGGACTGACTCAAGTAGCCGAGATGGAATTTGCCTGTCTGCCAGCATTTGTGGAGATGGAACTCACTGGTATGAAGCTAGATGTCAACGCTTGGAGCGCTTTACATCAGAATTACAACTCGTTAGCGCAACAGCTCAAAGAAGAGCTAATGAAAACACTGGCGACACCAGCCCAATTGCCCCTGTTTCCAGAACTCACTCAAACTGTCAACCTTAACAGCCCGTTCCAAGTCTTAGAAGCCTTCAAAAATCTGGGAATTCCTGCTACGAAAACAAACGCTTCTCACCTGGCAACCTATGCCGCCACTCATCCAGCCGTCTCCACTTTCTTGGAATACAGACAGACAACAAAGGCGCTTACGACTTATATTCAAAAGCTCCCCTTACATATCCACCCTCGCACTAAAAGACTGCATCCAGACTACTACCAGTTGGGTACAGCAACAGGTCGAGCCAGTTGTTCTCACCCCCCACTTCAACAAATTCCCAACAAGAACGAATTTCGCTCGTGCTTTGTCCCCGAAGCAGGCAATTGCTTAATTAGCGGAGATTTTTCCCAAATCGAGTTAAGAGTTATCGCTAAATTTACTGGCGAGCCGACAATGACTTCTGCCTACATGAAGGGAGAAGACTTGCACCAACTTACCGCATCGTTTGTAGTAGGAAAGCCTTTTGATACAATTACTAAAGAAGAACGAAAAATCGCCAAATCAATTAACTTTGGTTTGGCATTTGGGATGGGGGCTAAAAAGT
Above is a window of Allocoleopsis franciscana PCC 7113 DNA encoding:
- a CDS encoding bifunctional 3'-5' exonuclease/DNA polymerase, with the translated sequence MVAKQQLCHKPMLSSCYTRQKENELYQLITNATDLEPILEPFKISDRLAIDTETTGLDPFTNRIRLLQLAIPNHPVLLLDLVAIQDKATALLNPVLNSNALKIFQNAKFDLKFLTQAGVRVSGPFFDTMLASQVLQAGLRGIDHSLEALSIKYLQQTLDKTEQTGNWSSGELTDSQLEYAARDAAILLPLSSILSQQLEAAGLTQVAEMEFACLPAFVEMELTGMKLDVNAWSALHQNYNSLAQQLKEELMKTLATPAQLPLFPELTQTVNLNSPFQVLEAFKNLGIPATKTNASHLATYAATHPAVSTFLEYRQTTKALTTYIQKLPLHIHPRTKRLHPDYYQLGTATGRASCSHPPLQQIPNKNEFRSCFVPEAGNCLISGDFSQIELRVIAKFTGEPTMTSAYMKGEDLHQLTASFVVGKPFDTITKEERKIAKSINFGLAFGMGAKKFVVYARSQYGLEFTLYQATRFKKQFFRLYPGLTKWHEQVKKGVKRSGRTLSGRRRLWSKKPPFTELVNHPIQGSAADILKLSLGKLPAALRGTGAKLIGTVHDEILIECPLDTATQAAQILERVMVETGEQYLAPIPVEVEIKIAKSWAK